A single region of the Streptomyces sp. NBC_00236 genome encodes:
- a CDS encoding rhamnogalacturonan acetylesterase yields MSLTRRQTAAAIAALPLALATGTTAAAHGPGGRPRPRTLHIAGDSTAAQKYADAAPETGWGMALPFFLGRSLTVANHAMNGRSSKSFIDEGRLAALLDEVREGDLLLIQFGHNDEKTEDPARGTDPYTTYQDYLRQYVNGARARRVRPVLLTPVERRRFADDGTAKPSHGAYPAAMRALAAEERVPLLDLQALTLARWQELGPDGTQSYFNWLEPGQSPNYPDGRQDNTHFQPRGAIEAARLVARALVAGKVLAPRDVRRTDSAIPLEWITWPQA; encoded by the coding sequence GTGTCACTCACCCGCAGGCAGACCGCGGCCGCCATCGCCGCGCTGCCCCTGGCGCTCGCCACCGGTACCACCGCGGCGGCGCACGGACCGGGCGGCCGTCCCCGCCCCCGCACCCTGCACATCGCCGGCGACTCGACCGCCGCGCAGAAGTACGCCGACGCGGCGCCCGAGACCGGCTGGGGCATGGCCCTGCCGTTCTTCCTCGGCCGCTCCCTGACGGTCGCCAACCATGCGATGAACGGCCGCAGTTCGAAGAGCTTCATTGACGAGGGACGGCTCGCCGCCCTGCTGGACGAGGTGCGCGAGGGCGACCTCCTGCTGATCCAGTTCGGGCACAACGACGAGAAGACCGAGGACCCGGCCCGCGGCACCGACCCGTACACCACCTACCAGGACTACCTGCGCCAGTACGTGAACGGCGCGCGGGCCCGCCGGGTGCGGCCGGTCCTGCTCACCCCGGTGGAGCGCCGCCGCTTCGCCGACGACGGTACGGCGAAGCCCAGCCACGGCGCGTACCCGGCCGCGATGCGCGCGCTGGCCGCCGAGGAGCGCGTACCCCTGCTCGACCTCCAGGCGCTCACGCTCGCGCGCTGGCAGGAACTCGGCCCCGACGGCACCCAGTCGTACTTCAACTGGCTGGAGCCGGGGCAGTCGCCCAACTATCCCGACGGGCGACAGGACAACACGCACTTCCAGCCCCGCGGCGCCATCGAGGCCGCACGGCTCGTCGCCCGGGCCCTCGTGGCCGGGAAGGTACTCGCCCCGCGCGACGTACGGCGCACCGATTCCGCGATCCCGCTCGAGTGGATCACCTGGCCGCAGGCCTGA
- a CDS encoding ABC transporter substrate-binding protein, with the protein MNISKTQRGRAAAAVSLAAVLALTATACGDDGSDTGTEGSGKGEITFWDNNGGPRTAIWTEIIKDFEKKYPDIKVKYVPIPIADVQSKYDTAIAGGGLPDVGGVGTAYLANMVSQEALDPLNDRIKGSTLNGKLVESMVDGVKVAGGRGDDMYSVPTSANNGALWYRTDLFKTAGLEAPTTWANFYKAAEKLTDSKDNKFGYTIRGGAGSIAQAIDASYGQSGITEFWNGDKTTLNDPKNVAALEKYVALYKKATPAADVNNDFTKMVAQFDTGTIGMLSHNLGSYQDHLKALGKEKFAGIPNPIGDGGTRVQVSNPVDGLGLFRSSKNKTAAWKFIEFAASHESNSKWNESAGAIPANTEAAKDPWISATESTELAAKALTDGSTKIVQLPYYLPDWNNISKADNEPEFQKLLLGKVTAKDFLDKIADELNKAQKEWKEIGNG; encoded by the coding sequence ATGAACATCTCGAAGACGCAGCGGGGGCGTGCCGCGGCGGCTGTCTCGCTTGCCGCGGTGCTCGCACTGACCGCGACCGCCTGTGGTGACGACGGCAGCGACACCGGTACCGAGGGCAGCGGCAAGGGCGAGATCACCTTCTGGGACAACAACGGTGGTCCGCGTACCGCCATCTGGACCGAGATCATCAAGGACTTCGAGAAGAAGTACCCGGACATCAAGGTCAAGTACGTGCCGATCCCGATCGCCGACGTGCAGTCCAAGTACGACACGGCCATCGCCGGCGGCGGTCTCCCGGACGTCGGTGGCGTGGGCACCGCCTACCTCGCCAACATGGTCTCGCAGGAGGCCCTCGACCCGCTCAACGACCGGATCAAGGGCTCCACACTCAACGGCAAGCTCGTCGAGAGCATGGTCGACGGCGTCAAGGTCGCGGGCGGCCGGGGCGACGACATGTACTCCGTGCCGACCTCCGCCAACAACGGCGCACTCTGGTACCGCACCGACCTGTTCAAGACCGCCGGCCTCGAAGCGCCCACCACCTGGGCCAACTTCTACAAGGCGGCCGAGAAGCTCACCGACTCCAAGGACAACAAGTTCGGCTACACGATCCGCGGCGGCGCCGGCTCCATCGCCCAGGCGATCGACGCCTCGTACGGCCAGTCCGGCATCACGGAGTTCTGGAACGGCGACAAGACGACGCTCAACGACCCGAAGAACGTCGCCGCGCTGGAGAAGTACGTGGCGCTGTACAAGAAGGCGACGCCCGCCGCCGACGTCAACAACGACTTCACCAAGATGGTCGCCCAGTTCGACACCGGCACCATCGGCATGCTGAGCCACAACCTCGGCTCCTACCAGGACCACCTGAAGGCGCTGGGCAAGGAGAAGTTCGCCGGCATACCGAACCCGATCGGCGACGGCGGCACCCGGGTCCAGGTCTCCAACCCGGTCGACGGTCTCGGCCTGTTCCGGTCGAGCAAGAACAAGACGGCCGCCTGGAAGTTCATCGAGTTCGCCGCCTCGCACGAGTCGAACAGCAAGTGGAACGAGTCCGCGGGCGCCATCCCGGCCAACACCGAGGCCGCCAAGGACCCGTGGATCAGCGCCACCGAGTCGACCGAGCTCGCCGCGAAGGCCCTCACCGACGGCTCCACGAAGATCGTGCAGCTGCCGTACTACCTGCCGGACTGGAACAACATCAGCAAGGCGGACAACGAGCCCGAGTTCCAGAAGCTGCTGCTCGGCAAGGTCACGGCGAAGGACTTCCTGGACAAGATCGCGGACGAGCTGAACAAGGCCCAGAAGGAGTGGAAGGAGATCGGCAACGGCTGA
- a CDS encoding glycoside hydrolase family 43 protein, producing the protein MSAPAERPWTADLGDGTYRNPVLNADWSDPDVVRVGEDFYLTASSFGRVPGLPLLHSRDLVNWTLIGHALDRLEPAADFAVPRHDCGVWAPSLRHHAGRFWIFWGDPDHGIQQINAEDVRGPWSAPHLVKAGKGLIDACPLWDEETGEAYLVHAWAKSRSGIKNRLTGHRMSPDGRELLDEGKTLIDADTIPGWFTLEGPKLYRRDGEFWILAPAGGVSTGWQGAFRSREFFGPYEERVVLAQGRTEVNGPHQGGWVTTPAGEDWFLHFQERGAYGRVVHLQPMRWDAADGGWPVIGDGGEPVTVHTKPVAPEQSAAAPASGDSFPGGRYGRQWQWTANPRPGWTVEHGGDGLRLSCVRTAYAHDLRALPNVLVQRLPAETFTVEADLALGSEVPGAKAGLAVLGDAFSWIGLERPADGADGIRLVHRYAETVAEHERDAEHGRAAPDGTARLRIEVTAGARCRFFADTGDGAGFRASGQVFAATPWRWVGALLGLFATAPPGTGPAGTACFTGFRTTP; encoded by the coding sequence GTGAGCGCCCCGGCCGAGCGCCCCTGGACCGCCGACCTCGGCGACGGCACCTACCGCAACCCGGTGCTGAACGCCGACTGGTCCGACCCCGACGTGGTGCGGGTCGGCGAGGACTTCTACCTCACCGCCTCCAGCTTCGGCCGGGTCCCCGGACTCCCGTTGCTGCACTCGCGCGACCTCGTCAACTGGACCCTGATCGGCCATGCCCTGGACCGCCTCGAACCTGCCGCGGACTTCGCGGTGCCCCGGCACGACTGCGGGGTGTGGGCACCGTCGCTGCGGCACCACGCCGGACGGTTCTGGATCTTCTGGGGCGACCCCGACCACGGCATCCAGCAGATCAACGCCGAGGACGTCCGAGGCCCGTGGAGCGCGCCCCATCTGGTCAAGGCCGGCAAGGGACTGATCGACGCCTGCCCGCTGTGGGACGAGGAGACCGGCGAGGCCTACCTCGTGCACGCCTGGGCCAAGTCGCGCTCCGGGATCAAGAACCGGCTCACCGGCCACCGGATGAGCCCCGACGGACGGGAGCTCCTCGACGAGGGCAAGACCCTGATCGACGCCGACACGATCCCCGGCTGGTTCACCCTGGAGGGCCCCAAGCTCTACCGCCGGGACGGCGAGTTCTGGATCCTCGCCCCGGCCGGCGGGGTGAGCACCGGCTGGCAGGGCGCCTTCCGCTCCCGCGAGTTCTTCGGGCCGTACGAGGAACGCGTCGTCCTCGCCCAGGGCCGTACCGAGGTCAACGGGCCGCACCAGGGCGGCTGGGTCACGACCCCGGCCGGCGAGGACTGGTTCCTGCACTTCCAGGAGCGCGGGGCGTACGGGCGGGTGGTGCACCTCCAGCCGATGCGCTGGGACGCGGCGGACGGCGGCTGGCCGGTCATCGGCGACGGGGGCGAACCCGTCACCGTACACACCAAACCGGTCGCGCCCGAGCAGTCCGCGGCGGCCCCCGCCAGTGGTGACAGCTTCCCGGGCGGCCGGTACGGCAGGCAGTGGCAGTGGACGGCCAACCCCCGCCCCGGCTGGACCGTCGAGCACGGCGGGGACGGGCTGCGGCTCAGCTGCGTACGGACCGCGTACGCACACGATCTGCGGGCCCTGCCCAACGTGCTGGTCCAGCGGCTGCCCGCCGAGACGTTCACCGTCGAGGCCGATCTGGCCCTGGGCAGCGAGGTGCCGGGGGCCAAGGCCGGTCTCGCGGTGCTTGGGGACGCGTTCAGCTGGATCGGCCTGGAGCGGCCGGCGGACGGTGCGGACGGGATTCGGCTCGTGCACCGGTACGCCGAGACGGTCGCCGAGCACGAACGCGACGCCGAACACGGCAGGGCGGCCCCCGACGGCACGGCCCGGCTCCGGATCGAGGTCACCGCCGGCGCCCGCTGCCGCTTCTTCGCCGACACCGGGGACGGCGCCGGATTCAGGGCATCGGGCCAGGTCTTCGCCGCCACACCGTGGCGCTGGGTCGGCGCTCTGCTCGGCCTGTTCGCCACCGCACCACCGGGAACGGGGCCGGCCGGGACGGCCTGCTTCACCGGATTCCGCACCACCCCCTGA
- a CDS encoding PmoA family protein — translation MTTTALLSCAGRPVGRYTYLPAADGRPYLHPVTTLAGTPVTEERPADHVHHLGTSVAVPDVAGHNFWGGRTFVRDQGPTVLDNHGVQRHLGWKLRDPDGFVEELSWEAGDTELLREHRTVAAAELSPAAWALDFSFSLTNRGTADLSIGSPATNGRPGAGYGGFFWRAPKEASAPAVFSGSAEGEEAVHGKAADWVAMSGDGWTLVFAGATEETRRDPWFVRTTEYPGVGSSLAADRRLPVPAGATIVRRVVTVIADGRLGPDEAAAYVRRAVTA, via the coding sequence GTGACCACCACCGCACTGCTGAGCTGCGCCGGCCGCCCGGTCGGCCGCTACACCTACCTCCCCGCCGCCGACGGCCGGCCCTACCTCCACCCGGTCACCACCCTCGCCGGCACCCCCGTCACCGAGGAGCGCCCGGCCGACCACGTGCACCACCTGGGCACCTCCGTCGCCGTCCCGGACGTCGCCGGGCACAACTTCTGGGGCGGGCGCACCTTCGTCCGCGACCAGGGCCCCACCGTGCTCGACAACCACGGCGTCCAGCGTCATCTCGGCTGGAAGCTCCGCGACCCGGACGGATTCGTCGAGGAGCTCAGCTGGGAGGCCGGCGACACCGAACTGCTGCGGGAGCACCGCACGGTCGCCGCCGCGGAACTCTCCCCGGCCGCCTGGGCGCTGGACTTCTCCTTCTCGCTCACCAACCGGGGCACCGCGGACCTGTCGATCGGCAGCCCCGCCACCAACGGGCGGCCGGGCGCCGGATACGGCGGCTTCTTCTGGCGGGCGCCCAAGGAGGCGTCGGCGCCCGCCGTGTTCAGCGGCTCCGCGGAGGGCGAGGAGGCGGTGCACGGGAAGGCCGCCGACTGGGTGGCGATGAGCGGCGACGGCTGGACCCTGGTCTTCGCCGGGGCGACCGAGGAGACCCGCCGGGACCCGTGGTTCGTGCGGACCACCGAGTACCCGGGCGTCGGCTCCTCCCTCGCCGCGGACCGCCGGCTCCCCGTTCCCGCGGGTGCGACGATCGTGCGCCGGGTCGTCACCGTCATCGCGGACGGCCGGCTCGGCCCGGACGAGGCCGCGGCCTACGTCCGCCGGGCGGTGACCGCGTGA
- a CDS encoding Gfo/Idh/MocA family protein, producing MPSLPTTPVPIVLAGARGHGRWHLANIRRLQHQGLVRLAGVCELKPLDDGELDAFAGELPEQSSDFGALLDSTGARAAVICTPIQTHAELALTAAGRGVHLLLEKPPAATRADFERILAGVRDAGVACQVGFQSFGSHAVPAIRELVRTGAIGTVRGYGAAGAWVRDEAYYRRAPWAGRRRIGDTDVVDGVLTNPLAHAVATALELAGSGTAQDVVAVETELFRAHGIEADDTSCVRITTASGVPVTAAVTLCAEQAGEPYVIVHGDRGRITFWYKQDRVLVQRAGHGPEEAVHRRTDLLENLVEHLVRDASLLVPPHRTGAFMEVVEAVRTADEPRALPDDAWYTVPATASAAPRRVVRGIDGLVAAGADTLTLFSELGAPWATRSCPEFPRGVAASGAAASGVVVSREGSALPPSSALDPTAPDAAPSPALEPRTGPTTEVSSS from the coding sequence ATGCCGTCCCTGCCCACCACACCCGTCCCGATCGTCCTCGCGGGCGCCCGCGGCCACGGACGCTGGCACCTCGCCAACATCCGCCGTCTCCAGCACCAGGGCCTCGTCCGGCTTGCCGGGGTCTGTGAGCTGAAGCCGCTCGACGACGGCGAACTCGACGCCTTCGCCGGTGAACTCCCGGAGCAGTCCTCCGACTTCGGTGCGCTCCTGGACTCCACCGGGGCCCGCGCCGCCGTCATCTGCACCCCGATCCAGACCCATGCCGAACTGGCGCTCACCGCCGCCGGCCGGGGCGTCCACCTCCTGCTGGAGAAGCCGCCCGCCGCGACGCGGGCCGACTTCGAACGGATCCTGGCCGGGGTGCGGGACGCCGGCGTCGCCTGCCAGGTGGGTTTCCAGTCCTTCGGCTCGCACGCCGTGCCCGCCATCCGCGAACTCGTGCGCACCGGCGCCATCGGCACCGTCCGGGGCTACGGGGCCGCGGGCGCCTGGGTCCGGGACGAGGCCTACTACCGGCGGGCGCCCTGGGCCGGGCGGCGCCGGATCGGGGACACCGACGTCGTCGACGGGGTCCTGACCAACCCGCTCGCCCACGCCGTCGCCACCGCCCTCGAACTGGCCGGCAGCGGCACGGCCCAGGACGTCGTCGCCGTCGAGACCGAGCTCTTCCGCGCCCACGGCATCGAGGCCGACGACACCTCCTGCGTACGCATCACCACCGCCTCCGGCGTCCCGGTCACCGCCGCCGTCACCCTCTGCGCGGAGCAGGCCGGGGAGCCCTATGTGATCGTCCACGGCGACCGCGGCCGGATCACCTTCTGGTACAAGCAGGACCGGGTGCTCGTCCAGCGCGCCGGACACGGCCCCGAGGAGGCGGTGCACCGGCGGACCGACCTCCTGGAGAACCTCGTCGAGCACCTGGTCCGGGATGCCTCCCTGCTCGTACCGCCGCACCGCACCGGGGCGTTCATGGAGGTCGTCGAGGCGGTACGGACCGCCGACGAACCGCGCGCCCTGCCGGACGACGCCTGGTACACCGTGCCCGCGACCGCCTCCGCAGCCCCCCGCCGGGTGGTGCGCGGGATCGACGGACTGGTCGCGGCGGGCGCCGACACCCTCACCCTCTTCTCCGAACTCGGCGCCCCCTGGGCGACCAGGTCCTGTCCGGAGTTCCCCCGCGGCGTCGCGGCGTCCGGTGCCGCCGCCTCCGGCGTTGTCGTCAGTCGCGAGGGCTCCGCCCTCCCTCCCTCCTCCGCCTTGGATCCGACGGCACCGGACGCCGCTCCTTCTCCCGCGCTGGAACCCCGGACAGGACCTACCACCGAGGTGAGTTCATCGTGA
- a CDS encoding carbohydrate ABC transporter permease, with amino-acid sequence MTAALAEKNGTDAARPPVRDHRTPAAHRRGKPGRERAFDDVPRWQIYVPLGIYLVFTLIPFYWMFLFAVRPAGSTSLVPWPMTGEHFSKVWNERSFAVFFQNSMIVGVCTLVCTTLVALAGGYALARFNFRIKNGFMLALLCSQFIPGALMLVPLFEIFKNLQMINSLGSVVIAETVFQLPLSIILISGFIKNVPVTLEEAAWVDGCSRFRAFCAVVLPLLRPGLIAVGSFAFVHSWNHFLFALMFLSEQDKQTIPVGLNTLIGADSVDLGALAAGGVIAAVPVVIVFAFIQKWLITGFSAGAVKG; translated from the coding sequence GTGACTGCCGCACTGGCCGAGAAGAACGGCACCGACGCCGCGCGACCGCCCGTCCGCGACCACCGCACCCCGGCCGCGCACCGACGCGGCAAGCCCGGCCGTGAACGCGCCTTCGACGACGTACCGCGCTGGCAGATCTACGTACCGCTGGGCATCTACCTCGTCTTCACCCTCATTCCGTTCTACTGGATGTTCCTGTTCGCCGTGCGCCCCGCGGGCTCCACCTCGCTGGTGCCCTGGCCGATGACCGGGGAGCACTTCTCCAAGGTCTGGAACGAGCGCAGCTTCGCCGTCTTCTTCCAGAACAGCATGATCGTCGGGGTCTGCACCCTGGTCTGCACGACGCTCGTCGCGCTGGCCGGCGGCTACGCGCTCGCCCGGTTCAACTTCAGGATCAAGAACGGCTTCATGCTGGCGCTGCTCTGCTCGCAGTTCATCCCGGGCGCGCTGATGCTCGTACCGCTCTTCGAGATCTTCAAGAACCTCCAGATGATCAACTCCCTGGGGAGCGTGGTCATCGCCGAGACGGTGTTCCAGCTGCCGCTCTCCATCATCCTGATCAGTGGATTCATCAAGAACGTGCCGGTCACCCTGGAGGAGGCCGCCTGGGTGGACGGCTGCTCGCGCTTCCGGGCCTTCTGCGCGGTCGTGCTGCCGCTGCTGCGGCCGGGCCTCATCGCGGTCGGCTCCTTCGCCTTCGTGCACAGCTGGAACCACTTCCTGTTCGCCCTGATGTTCCTCAGCGAGCAGGACAAGCAGACGATCCCGGTCGGCCTGAACACCCTCATCGGCGCGGACAGCGTCGACCTGGGCGCGCTCGCCGCCGGCGGAGTGATCGCCGCGGTCCCCGTGGTGATCGTCTTCGCCTTCATCCAGAAGTGGCTCATCACCGGCTTCAGCGCCGGCGCAGTGAAGGGGTGA
- a CDS encoding carbohydrate ABC transporter permease, giving the protein MAQAAAVATPPKVPRRRSASPRRLPYLLIAPAGLLMLGFIAYPVISVFYYSLQNYNVTKPWRNGFAGFDNFTRIFTDDDQFWTTLGFSAQWVVVQVALQLTLGLALALIVNQSFIGRGISRAMVFSPWAVSGVLTSTIWILLYNSSTGFSRYLADAGIGDYGTSVLSDTGTVFWAATVAELWRGVPFFAILILADLQSVSKELYEAASVDGAGRMRQFFHITLPHLRDAIILSTLLRGVWEFNNVDLLYTLTGGGPAGETTTLPLYVANTGIEGHDFGYASALTTVAFVILLFCSIVYLRLSKFGGEHK; this is encoded by the coding sequence ATGGCCCAAGCCGCCGCTGTGGCCACACCGCCCAAGGTGCCCAGGCGCCGCTCCGCGAGCCCCCGCCGACTGCCGTATCTGCTGATCGCCCCCGCGGGGCTGCTGATGCTGGGTTTCATCGCCTACCCGGTGATCAGCGTCTTCTACTACAGCCTGCAGAACTACAACGTCACCAAGCCGTGGCGGAACGGCTTCGCGGGCTTCGACAACTTCACCCGGATCTTCACCGACGACGACCAGTTCTGGACGACGCTGGGCTTCAGCGCCCAGTGGGTGGTCGTGCAGGTGGCGCTCCAGCTCACCCTCGGCCTCGCGCTCGCGCTGATCGTCAACCAGAGCTTCATCGGCCGCGGCATCTCCCGCGCCATGGTCTTCTCGCCCTGGGCCGTCTCCGGTGTGCTGACCAGCACCATCTGGATCCTGCTCTACAACTCCTCGACCGGGTTCAGCCGCTACCTCGCGGACGCCGGGATCGGCGACTACGGCACCTCCGTGCTCTCCGACACCGGAACCGTCTTCTGGGCCGCGACCGTCGCCGAACTCTGGCGCGGAGTCCCCTTCTTCGCCATCCTCATCCTCGCCGACCTCCAGTCCGTCTCCAAGGAGCTGTACGAGGCGGCGTCCGTCGACGGCGCCGGGCGGATGCGCCAGTTCTTCCACATCACCCTGCCCCACCTGCGGGACGCGATCATCCTGTCCACGCTGCTGCGCGGTGTCTGGGAGTTCAACAACGTCGACCTGCTCTACACCCTCACCGGTGGCGGACCGGCCGGCGAGACCACCACCCTGCCGCTCTACGTCGCCAACACCGGCATCGAGGGCCACGACTTCGGGTACGCCTCCGCGCTCACCACCGTCGCCTTCGTGATCCTCCTCTTCTGCTCGATCGTCTATCTGCGCCTGAGCAAGTTCGGAGGCGAACACAAGTGA
- the araD gene encoding L-arabinonate dehydratase, with protein sequence MTGRIAPEELRSHQWYGTDGLRSFSHRARTRQLGYLPEEHLGKPVIAILNTWSDINPCHVHLRDRAQAVKRGVWQAGGFPLEFPVSTLSETFQKPTPMLYRNMLAMETEELLRSYPVDGAVLLGGCDKSTPALLMGAASVDLPAVFVPAGPMLPGHWRNEVLGSGTDMWKYWDDKRAGLIGDCEMGELENGLARSPGHCMTMGTASTLTAAAEALGVTVPGASSIPAVDSGHDRMAAQSGLRIVELVWQQRKLSSILTAEAYEDAVATVLALGGSTNAVIHLIAMAGRSGIKLTLDDFDRIARTVPVLANLRPGGKYLMEDFHFAGGLPGFLARLTDVLHLDRPTVAHDTLREQLDGALVHNSDVIRERDNPLADEGGVAVLRGNLCPDGAVIKHIAAEPHLLRHTGPAVVFDDYKEMQRTINDPALALTPDHVLVLRNAGPKGGPGMPEYGMLPIPDYLLKQGVRDMVRISDARMSGTSYGACVLHIAPESYVGGPLALVRTGDPITLDVEARLLHLDVTEEELERRRAEWTPPATRYERGYGALYHDQITQADTGCDFAFLARPGEVPDPYAG encoded by the coding sequence ATGACCGGTCGCATCGCCCCCGAGGAACTGCGCAGCCACCAGTGGTACGGAACCGACGGGCTGCGCTCCTTCAGCCACCGGGCCCGCACCCGCCAGCTGGGCTACCTCCCCGAGGAGCACCTGGGCAAGCCGGTCATCGCGATCCTCAACACCTGGTCGGACATCAACCCCTGCCACGTCCATCTGCGCGACCGCGCGCAGGCGGTCAAGCGCGGGGTCTGGCAGGCCGGCGGATTCCCGCTCGAGTTCCCCGTCTCCACCCTCTCGGAGACGTTCCAGAAGCCGACCCCGATGCTCTACCGCAACATGCTGGCGATGGAGACGGAGGAGCTGCTGCGCTCCTACCCCGTCGACGGCGCGGTGCTGCTGGGCGGCTGCGACAAGTCGACGCCCGCGCTGCTGATGGGTGCCGCCTCCGTCGACCTGCCCGCCGTCTTCGTGCCGGCCGGGCCGATGCTGCCGGGGCACTGGCGCAACGAGGTCCTCGGCTCCGGTACCGACATGTGGAAGTACTGGGACGACAAGCGGGCCGGACTCATCGGTGACTGCGAGATGGGCGAACTGGAGAACGGGCTCGCCCGCTCACCCGGCCACTGCATGACGATGGGCACCGCCTCCACCCTCACCGCAGCCGCCGAGGCGCTCGGCGTCACCGTCCCCGGCGCCTCCTCCATCCCGGCCGTCGACTCCGGTCACGACCGGATGGCCGCGCAGTCGGGCCTCCGGATCGTCGAACTGGTGTGGCAACAGCGGAAGCTGTCGTCGATCCTCACCGCGGAGGCGTACGAGGACGCCGTCGCCACCGTCCTCGCGCTCGGCGGCTCCACCAACGCCGTCATCCATCTGATCGCCATGGCGGGCCGCTCCGGCATCAAGCTCACCCTGGACGACTTCGACCGCATCGCGCGCACCGTGCCCGTGCTGGCCAACCTGCGGCCCGGCGGGAAGTACCTCATGGAGGACTTCCACTTCGCCGGCGGACTGCCCGGCTTCCTGGCCCGGCTGACCGACGTCCTGCACCTGGACCGGCCCACGGTCGCGCACGACACCCTGCGCGAACAGCTCGACGGCGCACTCGTGCACAACAGCGACGTCATCCGCGAACGCGACAACCCCCTGGCGGACGAGGGCGGCGTGGCGGTGCTGCGCGGCAACCTCTGCCCGGACGGGGCGGTCATCAAGCACATCGCCGCCGAGCCCCACCTGCTGCGCCACACCGGTCCCGCGGTCGTCTTCGACGACTACAAGGAGATGCAGCGCACCATCAACGACCCGGCACTGGCCCTCACTCCGGACCATGTGCTGGTGCTCCGCAACGCCGGACCCAAGGGCGGCCCGGGGATGCCGGAGTACGGGATGCTGCCGATCCCCGACTACCTGCTGAAGCAGGGCGTACGGGACATGGTGCGGATCTCCGACGCCCGGATGAGCGGCACCAGTTACGGCGCCTGCGTCCTGCACATCGCCCCCGAGTCGTATGTGGGCGGGCCCCTCGCGCTCGTGCGGACCGGCGACCCGATCACTCTGGACGTCGAGGCGCGCCTGCTCCATCTCGACGTGACGGAAGAGGAGCTGGAGCGGCGCAGGGCCGAGTGGACGCCGCCCGCCACCCGGTACGAGCGCGGCTACGGGGCGCTCTACCACGACCAGATCACCCAGGCCGACACCGGCTGCGACTTCGCCTTCCTGGCCCGGCCGGGAGAAGTCCCCGACCCCTACGCCGGCTGA
- a CDS encoding dihydrodipicolinate synthase family protein: MDLTPLKAALADVVAIPVTPFAEDGTIDTQAHRALLRRMLDGGVRILTPNGNTGEFYALTPEERRTVTELTIDEAGGRATILVGVGHDVPTAVAAAEHARDAGAEMVMVHQPVHPYVSQDGWVDYHRAIAEAVPGLGVVPYIRNPHLDGACLAVLADSCPNVIGVKYAVPDAARFAAFARDAGLDRFVWVAGLAELYAPAYFSAGATGFTSGLVNIAPGVSLAMLEALRAGDHPAAMKVWEQIRRFEELRADRQSANNVTVVKEALASLGLCGRDVRPPSRVLPESQRAEVADQVAGWSI, from the coding sequence ATGGACCTCACACCGCTGAAGGCGGCCCTCGCAGACGTCGTGGCGATCCCGGTGACCCCGTTCGCCGAGGACGGCACCATCGACACGCAGGCGCACCGCGCCCTGCTGCGAAGGATGCTCGACGGCGGCGTGCGCATCCTCACCCCGAACGGCAACACCGGGGAGTTCTACGCGCTCACCCCCGAGGAGCGGCGTACCGTCACCGAGCTGACCATCGACGAGGCCGGCGGCCGCGCCACGATCCTGGTCGGCGTCGGGCACGACGTACCGACCGCCGTCGCCGCCGCCGAGCACGCCCGTGACGCCGGCGCCGAGATGGTGATGGTGCACCAGCCCGTTCACCCGTACGTCTCGCAGGACGGCTGGGTCGACTACCACCGGGCCATCGCCGAGGCCGTCCCCGGACTCGGTGTCGTCCCCTACATCCGCAACCCGCACCTCGACGGCGCGTGCCTGGCGGTGCTCGCCGACAGCTGCCCCAACGTGATCGGCGTCAAGTACGCCGTCCCGGACGCCGCGCGCTTCGCCGCCTTCGCCCGGGACGCGGGCCTCGACCGCTTCGTCTGGGTCGCGGGCCTCGCCGAGCTGTACGCCCCCGCCTACTTCTCCGCGGGTGCCACCGGCTTCACCTCCGGCCTCGTGAACATCGCGCCCGGTGTCTCCCTGGCCATGCTGGAGGCGCTGCGGGCCGGCGACCATCCGGCCGCCATGAAGGTGTGGGAGCAGATCCGCCGCTTCGAGGAGCTGCGCGCCGACCGGCAGTCCGCCAACAACGTGACCGTCGTCAAGGAGGCGCTGGCCTCGCTCGGCCTGTGCGGCCGCGACGTCCGCCCGCCCAGCCGGGTGCTGCCCGAGTCGCAGCGCGCCGAGGTCGCCGACCAGGTCGCGGGGTGGTCCATATGA